The genomic interval gtagggatgaccagggatgttctctgtttagtgagtcctccagaccagaggcagtagggatgaccagggatgttctctgtttagtgagtcctccagatcagaggcagtggggatgaccagggatgttctctgtttagtgagtcctccagatcagaggcagtagggatgaccagggatgttctctgtttagtgagtcctccagatcagaggcagtagggatgaccagggatgttctctgtttagtgagtcctccagatcagaggcagtagggatgaccagggatgttctctgtttagtgagtcctccagatcagaggcagtagggatgaccagggatgttctctgtttagtgagtcctccagatcagaggcagtagggatgaccagggatgttctctgtttagtgagtcctccagaccagaggcagtagggatgaccagggatgttctctgtttagtgagtcctccagaccagaggcagtagggatgaccagggatgttctctgtttagtgagtcctccagatcagaggcagtagggatgaccaatgaatacttttgggtgtcagggaaaatgaagTAAAGTaaagatgtatatatatacagataccccaaaaaactacttaagtaccTTAAGTATTTTTTAAAGTACTTAACACCCCTGCTTATATGTAACTTTAACCCATTTatataagagattctccaaaatgtAAATATTTCAGGAATTTATATGTAAATTAGTCGTACTTTACCGGGCCAGGTTTCCCagagtcttcatagtgttctattgtttccactacttatattatctccagagtcttcagtgttctattgtttccactacttatattatctccagagtcttcatagtgttctattgtttccactacttatattatctccagagtcttcacagtgttctattgtttccactacttatattatctccagtcttcatagtgttctattgtttccactacttatattatctccagtcttcatagtgttctattgtttccactacttatattatctccagtcttcatagtgttctattgtttccactacttatattatctccagtcttcatagtgttctattgtttccactacttatattatctccagagtcttcatagtgttctattgtttccactacttatattatctccagtcttcatagtgttctattgtttccactacttatattatctccagtcttcatagtgttctattgtttccactacttatattatctccagagtcttcatagtgttctattgtttccactacttatattatctccagtcttcatagtgttctattgtttccactacttatattatctccagagtcttcacagtgttctattgtttccactacttatattatctccagtcttcatagtgttctattgtttccactacttatattatctccagagtcttcatagtgttctattgtttccactacttatattatctccagagtcttcatagtgttctattgtttccactacttatattatctccagtcttcatagtgttctattgtttccactacttatattatctccagtcttcatagtgttctattgtttccactacttatattatctccagtcttcattgtgttctattgtttccactacttatattatccccagagtcttcatagtgttctattgtttccactacttatattatctccagagtcttcatagtgttctattgtttccactacttatattatctccagtcttcatagtgttctattgtttccactacttatattatctccagtcttcatagtgttctattgtttccactacttatattatctccagagtcttcatagtgttctattgtttccactacttatattatctccagtcttcatagtgttctattgtttccactacttatattatctccaatgtatattatctccagtcttcatagtgttctattgtttccactacttatattatctccaatgtatattatctccagtcttcatagtgttctattgtttccactacttatattatctccagtcttcatagtgttctattgtttccactacttatattatctccagtcttcatagtgttctattgtttccactacttatattatctccagagtcttcatagtgttctattgtttccactacttatattatctccagagtcttcatagtgttctattgtttccactacttatattatctccagtcttcatagtgttctattgtttccactacttatattatctccagtcttcatagtgttctattgtttcccctacttatattatctccagagtcttcatagtgttctattgtttcactacttatattatctccagagtcttcatagtgttctattgtttccactacttatattatctccagtcttcatagtgttctattgtttccactacttatattatctccagtcttcatagtgttctattgtttccactacttatattatctccagtcttcatagtgttctattgtttcccctacttatattatctccagagtcttcatagtgttctattgtttccactacttatattatctccagagtcttcatagtgttctattgtttccactacttatattatctccagtcttcatagtgttctattgtttccactacttatattatccccagagtcttcatagtgttctattgtttccactacttatattatctccagagtcttcatagtgttctattgtttcccctacttatattatctccagtcttcatagtgttctattgtttccactacttatattatctccagagtcttcatagtgttctattgtttccactacttatattatctccagagtcttcatagtgttctattgtttcccctacttatattatctccagagtcttcatagtgttctattgtttccactacttatattatctccagtcttcatagtgttctattgtttccactacttatattatccccagagtcttcatagtgttctattgtttccactacttatattatctccagagtcttcatagtgttctattgtttccccTACTTATATTATCCCCagtgtatcgtccatgtaaaacaCCTGTCTGAATacgatgaataatatctgacaaaaCCTTTTGAATTATAATTCTCAACCGGtgtttctcatgttctctctcaattcaattcaagggctttattgacatgggaaacatgtgttaacattgccaaagcaagtgaggtagataatatataagggctttattgacatgggaaacatgtgttaacattgccaaagcaagtgaggtagataatatataaagcgaaaaacaataaaaatgaacagtaaacattacacacacagaagtttcaaaacaataaagatatTACAAAtgtctattatatatatatacgctCTCTCTCCAGTCCCTGCAGTCTCGTTCCATTCCAGACCACGCCCACTACCTTTGGAGACCTGCGAGCAGCCAATGGGCATTCAGCTCAGCGGAGACGTGTCACCTCAGGCCCGCCCCCCTCCGGCCTACAGGACTGGCTTCACACCTTCCAGGTGAGACACACCCCCTCTGCTGCTGCGTCTCCATAACAACCACTAATTAACAGCCATGAAGCCCTGGGAAACCTGGAGTGCTTTatcaacagagggagagagagagagagaagggctttCTGGGATGGAGTAGTGCTAATTAAATAATgaaacacctctcctccctccagcacCACCTACATTCATTTTCCTCCTGCCAGAAAGCAGGATCTAATATCTGGTGAACAGCCCTCGGCTtctgaaccctccctctctctctggttctggggtattaatgaatggaccctccctctctctgtggttctggtgtattaatgaatggaccctccctctctctgtggttctggggtattaataaatggaccctctctctctctggttctggggtattaatgaatgaaccctccctctctctggttctggtgtattaatgaatggaccctccctctctctggttctggtgtattaatgaatggaccctccctctctctggttctggggtattaatgaatggaccctccctctctctctggttctggtgtattaatgaatgaaccctccctctctctctggttctggtgtattaatgaatggaccctctctctctctggttctggtgtattaatgaatggaccctccctctctctctggttctggtgtattaatgaatggaccctccctctctctgtggttctggggtattaatgaatggaccctccctctctctggttctggggtattaatgaatggaccctccctctctctggggtattaatgaatggaccctccctctctctctggttctggggtattaatgaatggaccctccctctctctggggtaTTAATAaatggaccctccctctctctggggtaTTAA from Oncorhynchus gorbuscha isolate QuinsamMale2020 ecotype Even-year unplaced genomic scaffold, OgorEven_v1.0 Un_scaffold_4459, whole genome shotgun sequence carries:
- the LOC124028581 gene encoding F-box/WD repeat-containing protein 7-like, which gives rise to MGFYGTLKLIFYKMKRKLDHGPDVRPFSSVKKHCKGSSYLSPCSLVPFQTTPTTFGDLRAANGHSAQRRRVTSGPPPSGLQDWLHTFQ